From Rhinatrema bivittatum chromosome 5, aRhiBiv1.1, whole genome shotgun sequence, the proteins below share one genomic window:
- the OXGR1 gene encoding 2-oxoglutarate receptor 1, giving the protein MNTKMKDLMNSTTWQNSTRSENCTDLDASLTKYYLPTMYSIIFLVGFPGNLFAITLYIFKIRPWRTSTIIMVNLAITDLFYLTSLPFLVYYYSNQESWDLGDFMCKFIRFSFNFNLYSSILFLTCFSIFRYFAVVHPMKFQYIHKKKWAVVACIAVWIIALIAVIPMNLMIDFTKAEGISSCLDFASSMQLDTIRWYNLLLTIIGFFLPLVVVTLCYTWIMYSLASGPYTHDSYKKKARKLIVILLVVFYVCFLPFHILRLARIEARQSLVACHTASNINAAYIISRPIAVLNTLGNLLLYIAIGDNFQQAILSVFKCTSPNYDQQTGSNNTDVINRT; this is encoded by the coding sequence ATGAACACGAAAATGAAAGATTTAATGAACTCTACAACTTGGCAAAACAGCACTAGGTCTGAAAACTGCACAGATCTAGATGCATCATTAACAAAATATTACCTGCCTACCATGTACAGCATCATTTTTCTGGTGGGATTCCCAGGAAATCTCTTTGCAATAACTCTCTACATTTTCAAGATAAGGCCTTGGAGAACCAGCACCATTATTATGGTCAACTTGGCCATCACAGATCTGTTTTACTTAACAAGTCTTCCTTTCTTGGTATACTACTACTCTAATCAGGAGAGTTGGGACCTTGGTGATTTCATGTGCAAATTCATCCGCTTTAGCTTCAATTTCAACCTGTACAGCAGCATCCTTTTCCTCACATGCTTCAGCATCTTCCGTTACTTTGCAGTTGTCCATCCCATGAAATTCCAGTATATTCATAAGAAGAAATGGGCTGTGGTAGCTTGCATTGCAGTATGGATAATAGCACTGATAGCAGTCATTCCAATGAACCTTATGATTGATTTCACTAAGGCTGAAGGCATTTCTTCCTGCCTGGACTTTGCTAGCTCCATGCAATTGGACACTATCCGGTGGTATAATTTGCTTTTGACTATTATAGGCTTTTTCTTGCCACTGGTGGTGGTGACTTTGTGCTACACTTGGATTATGTACAGTTTGGCCAGTGGACCCTATACTCATGATAGCTACAAGAAGAAGGCTCGCAAACTTATAGTCATCTTGCTGGTGGTATTTTATGTCTGCTTTCTACCCTTTCATATTCTGAGGTTAGCTCGTATTGAAGCACGACAAAGTTTAGTTGCTTGCCACACTGCATCTAATATCAATGCTGCTTATATAATCTCTAGACCCATTGCTGTACTGAATACACTTGGAAACCTATTACTGTATATTGCAATTGGCGACAATTTCCAGCAAGCCattttgtctgtttttaaatGCACATCACCTAACTATGACCAGCAAACAGGAAGCAACAATACTGATGTAATCAACAGAACCTAA